A window of Candidatus Atribacteria bacterium contains these coding sequences:
- a CDS encoding DMT family transporter has product MDFRIIMALAITLIFWASAFAGIRAGLKGYSPGNLVLLRFLTASIALSVYAVITRMPLPERKDLPAIFLLGFLGITVYHLALTFGELKVTAGSASLLIASGPIFTAILAIFILKEKIKIWGWIGIVISFFGVSLVAIGEGEGVRFEPGAFLILIAAISTSFYFVLQKPYLKKYSPLKFAAYAIWSGTFFQIFFSRGLLQNIKTAPIEATLAIIYMGIFPAALAYITWAYVLSRIPASLAGSYLYLSPVLAILIAWVWLGEIPFFLSLVGGFLALTGVIIVNLWGR; this is encoded by the coding sequence ATCGATTTTCGCATTATAATGGCATTAGCCATAACTTTAATTTTTTGGGCTTCTGCCTTTGCCGGTATTAGGGCAGGATTAAAAGGTTACAGTCCTGGAAATTTAGTTCTACTTCGTTTTTTGACTGCATCAATAGCTTTATCAGTTTATGCAGTCATTACCCGGATGCCTTTACCTGAAAGAAAAGATCTGCCTGCGATATTTCTTCTTGGTTTTCTCGGGATAACCGTCTATCATCTTGCCCTTACTTTCGGAGAATTAAAGGTAACAGCTGGTTCTGCCAGTCTTTTAATTGCTTCCGGTCCCATTTTTACCGCTATTCTGGCTATATTTATTTTAAAAGAAAAGATTAAGATTTGGGGCTGGATAGGGATTGTCATCAGTTTTTTTGGAGTAAGCTTGGTTGCCATAGGGGAAGGCGAAGGAGTTAGATTTGAACCGGGTGCTTTTTTGATTTTAATTGCCGCCATCAGCACAAGCTTTTACTTTGTTTTACAAAAACCTTATTTGAAAAAATATTCACCTTTAAAATTTGCTGCCTATGCAATCTGGAGCGGAACTTTTTTTCAAATATTTTTTTCGCGCGGTCTATTGCAAAATATAAAAACTGCACCGATTGAGGCAACACTGGCCATTATTTATATGGGTATTTTCCCGGCTGCCCTGGCTTATATCACCTGGGCTTATGTCCTTTCTCGAATTCCCGCTTCTTTAGCGGGAAGCTATCTTTATCTGTCTCCGGTATTAGCCATATTAATTGCCTGGGTATGGTTAGGAGAAATACCCTTCTTTTTATCATTAGTAGGAGGTTTTTTAGCTCTAACCGGGGTAATAATTGTTAATCTTTGGGGGAGGTAA